In Ferribacterium limneticum, a genomic segment contains:
- a CDS encoding DUF1365 domain-containing protein encodes MNRPRLFLGHVMHRRLRPAVNAFVYPVFYVQLPVRDLALANCPIFSVDRGNVLSFRQKDHGPRDGSPLLPWIQAQLRQHGLPDDGEITLQCFPRVFGFVFNPVSFWFCRNVEGALIAVLAEVNNTFGGHYSYLLHNADGSPLRDGQELRATKEFHVSPFNEIEGGYRFRFHLDRPVPLARIDYDDADGELLLTSISGKPRAWSTAALLGAFLKMPFLTAGVMFRIHWQALKLWLKGVPFRGAHVPQPLRDSTK; translated from the coding sequence ATGAACCGCCCGCGCCTCTTCCTCGGCCATGTCATGCACCGACGCCTGCGGCCGGCGGTCAATGCCTTTGTCTATCCGGTTTTCTACGTCCAGTTGCCGGTGCGCGACCTAGCCTTGGCAAATTGCCCGATTTTTTCGGTTGACCGTGGGAACGTGCTCAGCTTCCGCCAGAAAGACCATGGCCCCCGTGACGGCAGCCCCTTGTTGCCGTGGATACAGGCGCAACTGCGCCAACACGGCCTGCCCGACGACGGCGAAATCACGCTGCAATGCTTCCCGCGGGTTTTTGGTTTCGTCTTCAATCCGGTCAGCTTCTGGTTCTGCCGCAACGTCGAGGGCGCTCTGATCGCCGTGCTGGCCGAGGTAAACAACACCTTCGGCGGCCATTACAGCTACCTGCTGCACAACGCCGACGGCTCGCCGTTGCGCGACGGTCAGGAACTGCGCGCGACCAAGGAATTCCACGTCTCACCGTTCAACGAAATCGAAGGCGGCTACCGTTTCCGTTTCCACCTCGACCGCCCAGTGCCGCTGGCCCGCATCGATTACGACGACGCCGATGGCGAACTGCTGCTCACTTCCATCTCGGGCAAGCCGCGCGCCTGGTCCACGGCGGCCTTGCTCGGCGCCTTCCTCAAAATGCCTTTCCTCACCGCCGGTGTGATGTTCCGCATCCACTGGCAAGCCTTGAAGCTGTGGCTGAAAGGGGTGCCGTTCCGCGGCGCCCACGTTCCTCAACCCCTCCGGGATTCGACAAAATGA
- a CDS encoding chalcone isomerase family protein, with product MASGLRRRLLLALAVAPFAAFANADPTAGLKRWGNGEFRRFGFLVYEATLWAGDDPQRPPLALRLDYKRTLAGAAIAEASVKEMRALGADEASLKRWGELMTRIFPDVKEGDFIVGQYEPGVARFHFNGRLVGEVADADFARAFFGIWLDAKTSAPGLRAALLRRV from the coding sequence ATGGCCTCGGGGCTGCGTCGTCGGCTTTTGCTGGCGCTCGCCGTGGCGCCGTTCGCCGCGTTTGCCAATGCCGATCCGACGGCTGGCCTCAAGCGCTGGGGCAATGGCGAGTTTCGTCGCTTCGGCTTTCTCGTTTATGAAGCGACGCTGTGGGCGGGGGATGATCCGCAACGGCCGCCGTTGGCGTTGCGGCTTGATTACAAGCGGACGCTTGCCGGAGCGGCGATTGCCGAGGCGAGTGTCAAGGAAATGCGGGCGCTGGGGGCGGATGAGGCTTCCCTCAAGCGCTGGGGCGAGCTGATGACGCGGATTTTCCCGGACGTGAAGGAAGGGGATTTCATCGTTGGGCAATACGAACCTGGTGTTGCGCGTTTTCATTTCAATGGTCGTTTGGTTGGGGAAGTTGCCGACGCCGATTTTGCGCGGGCGTTTTTTGGCATTTGGCTTGATGCGAAGACCAGTGCGCCGGGGTTGCGGGCGGCGCTGTTGAGGCGGGTTTGA
- a CDS encoding MFS transporter → MTNGRILSYGLLGLPLAFAALPIYVHVPRYYAESTGMELALLGFILLGARLLDAGIDPWLGWLADRVSRPRMVALALLPFAIGFVALLNPPVEHAALWLLGSLALTYLGFSAASVAYQAWGADIGEDSSLRTRLTAAREGFGLLGVVLAAALPAVLAASLSDGIARLSWILPPLLLIAAVTTFSRVGVGKPVLAASQPLLPSLRRVFADDAFRRLLIVFVANGIAAALPATLFLFFVADVLQAESASGPLLALYFIAGAASLPLWVMLSARRGRVFAWLLAMGVSIVAFAGASLLSSGDVWLFAIICIASGLALGADLALPAAIAADLGERQGQAGACFGVWNFVAKLNLALAAGLSLPLLGALGYVPGGSAGLPALTFAYALLPLAFKALAGGLLWRWRHSLEI, encoded by the coding sequence ATGACCAACGGCCGCATCCTCTCCTATGGCCTGCTAGGCCTCCCCCTGGCCTTCGCCGCGCTCCCCATCTACGTCCACGTTCCCCGTTACTACGCCGAATCCACCGGCATGGAGCTGGCGCTGCTCGGCTTCATCCTCCTCGGTGCCCGCCTGCTCGACGCCGGCATCGACCCCTGGCTCGGCTGGCTGGCCGACCGTGTTTCCCGCCCGCGCATGGTGGCGCTGGCTTTGCTGCCCTTCGCCATCGGCTTCGTCGCGCTGCTCAACCCGCCGGTCGAACACGCCGCACTCTGGCTGCTCGGCTCGCTGGCGCTGACCTACCTCGGCTTCTCGGCCGCCAGCGTCGCCTATCAGGCCTGGGGGGCGGACATTGGCGAGGATTCCTCCCTGAGAACCCGGTTGACCGCAGCAAGGGAAGGCTTCGGTCTGCTCGGTGTCGTCCTCGCCGCAGCATTGCCGGCCGTGCTGGCAGCCAGTTTGAGTGACGGGATTGCACGCCTGAGCTGGATACTGCCGCCGCTGTTGCTGATCGCTGCGGTCACGACCTTCAGCCGAGTCGGCGTCGGCAAGCCGGTACTCGCCGCCAGCCAACCCTTGCTACCCAGCTTGCGCCGCGTCTTCGCGGACGATGCCTTCCGTCGCCTGCTCATCGTCTTCGTCGCCAACGGCATCGCTGCCGCGCTACCGGCCACGCTTTTCCTGTTCTTCGTCGCTGACGTGTTGCAGGCCGAATCGGCCAGTGGCCCGCTGCTCGCCCTGTACTTCATTGCCGGCGCCGCTTCGCTACCGCTCTGGGTGATGCTCTCGGCCCGGCGCGGGCGCGTCTTCGCCTGGCTGCTGGCGATGGGCGTTTCCATCGTCGCCTTCGCCGGTGCCAGTCTGCTTAGTTCTGGCGATGTCTGGCTATTTGCCATCATCTGCATCGCCTCCGGGCTGGCGCTCGGTGCCGATTTGGCCCTGCCGGCCGCCATCGCCGCCGACCTCGGCGAACGCCAAGGTCAGGCCGGGGCCTGTTTCGGTGTGTGGAATTTCGTTGCCAAGCTCAACCTGGCGCTCGCCGCCGGGCTTTCACTACCTCTGCTCGGTGCGCTCGGCTATGTGCCGGGCGGTAGCGCCGGGTTGCCTGCCCTGACCTTTGCCTACGCGTTGTTGCCGCTCGCCTTCAAGGCGCTGGCCGGCGGGCTGCTCTGGCGCTGGCGCCATTCTCTGGAGATCTGA
- a CDS encoding SAM-dependent methyltransferase, translating to MNNTMILRGSERLARDTRLVFDLLEKLQGGMLEIRLPGGASALFGDGEHGVTMQVHDEAMFGQVLARGDIGLAEAYLDGQWDSPDITGLLRLLAANREQLKKAVYGSWGSLIAARVRHWLNSNSRSGSKRNIMAHYDLGNDFYKLWLDPSMSYSSAVYREADDGSLETAQHAKYRRILNCLKATPGQNVLEIGCGWGGFAEMAVQEGLRTTGLTLSPAQLAWAQKRVPSADLRLQDYRDLDDQFDHVVSIEMFEAVGERWWPTYFKTVAKALKTGGRAVVQSITIRDDIFPEYRRSTDFIQQYIFPGGMLPSRAAFRAAAAKQGLIVRNEYAFGHDYAKTLAEWRHAFEANWPEIQKLGFDEPFRRLWRMYLCYCEAGFLAGNIDVVQFELTHR from the coding sequence ATGAACAACACGATGATTTTGCGCGGCAGCGAAAGACTGGCCCGCGACACCCGCCTGGTTTTCGACCTGCTCGAAAAACTGCAGGGCGGCATGCTCGAAATCCGTCTGCCGGGCGGCGCCAGTGCGCTGTTCGGCGACGGCGAACATGGTGTCACCATGCAGGTCCATGACGAAGCGATGTTCGGCCAGGTGCTGGCGCGCGGCGACATCGGTCTGGCCGAAGCCTATCTCGATGGTCAGTGGGATTCGCCCGACATCACGGGGCTATTGAGGCTGTTGGCGGCCAATCGTGAGCAGCTCAAGAAGGCCGTCTATGGCTCGTGGGGCAGCCTGATCGCCGCCCGCGTCCGTCACTGGCTCAACAGCAACAGCCGCAGCGGCAGCAAGCGCAACATCATGGCGCACTACGATCTCGGCAACGATTTCTACAAGCTGTGGCTCGACCCGAGCATGAGCTACTCGTCGGCCGTCTATCGCGAAGCCGACGACGGCTCGCTCGAAACGGCGCAACACGCCAAGTACCGCCGTATCCTCAATTGCCTGAAAGCTACACCCGGCCAGAACGTGCTCGAAATCGGCTGCGGCTGGGGCGGCTTCGCTGAAATGGCTGTGCAGGAAGGCTTGCGCACCACCGGCCTGACCCTCTCGCCGGCCCAGCTCGCCTGGGCGCAAAAGCGCGTGCCGAGCGCCGATCTGCGTTTGCAGGACTATCGCGATCTCGATGACCAATTCGACCACGTCGTTTCCATCGAAATGTTCGAAGCTGTCGGCGAACGCTGGTGGCCGACCTACTTCAAGACGGTCGCCAAGGCGCTCAAGACCGGGGGCAGGGCGGTTGTCCAGAGCATCACCATCCGCGACGACATCTTCCCGGAATACCGGCGCAGCACCGATTTCATCCAGCAATACATCTTCCCCGGCGGCATGCTGCCCTCGCGAGCAGCCTTCCGCGCGGCCGCTGCCAAACAGGGCCTGATCGTCCGCAACGAATACGCCTTCGGTCACGACTACGCCAAGACCTTGGCCGAATGGCGCCACGCCTTCGAAGCCAACTGGCCGGAAATCCAGAAGCTCGGTTTCGACGAGCCCTTCCGCCGACTCTGGCGCATGTATCTTTGCTATTGCGAGGCCGGTTTCCTGGCCGGGAATATCGATGTCGTCCAATTTGAACTCACGCATCGTTGA